The following proteins are encoded in a genomic region of Ailuropoda melanoleuca isolate Jingjing chromosome 10, ASM200744v2, whole genome shotgun sequence:
- the IFT22 gene encoding intraflagellar transport protein 22 homolog: MLKAKILFVGPCESGKTVLANFLTESSDITEYNPTQGVRILEFENPHVTSNTKGTGCEFELWDCGGDPKFESCWPALMKDSHGVVIVFNADLPSHLKEIEMWYSCFVQQQFLQDTQCLLIAHHKPGSGSDKGNLTLSPPLNKLKLVHSNLEDDPEEIRLEFIKYLKSIINSVSESRDREEMSIIT; the protein is encoded by the exons AGTGGAAAAACTGTTTTGGCCAACTTCCTGACAGAATCTTCTGACATCACCGAATACAACCCAACCCAGGGAGTGAG gatCCTGGAATTTGAGAACCCCCACGTGACCAGCAACACCAAAGGCACGGGGTGTGAATTTGAGCTATGGGATTGTGGCGGAGATCCAAA GTTTGAGTCTTGCTGGCCAGCCCTGATGAAGGACTCGCACGGGGTGGTGATCGTCTTCAACGCCGACCTCCCCAGCCACCTGAAGGAAATCGAGATGTGGTATTCCTGCTTCGTCCAGCAGCAGTTCCTACAAGACACTCAGTGTCTGCTGATCGCACACCACAAACCAGGCTCCGGAAGTGATAAAGGAAACCTAACTTTGT cacCCCCGTTGAACAAGCTGAAGCTGGTGCACTCGAATCTTGAGGATGACCCCGAAGAGATCAGGTTGGagtttataaagtatttaaaaagcataatcaACTCGGTGTCTGAAAGCAGAGACCGGGAGGAGATGTCAATTATCACCTAA